One Pasteurella dagmatis DNA segment encodes these proteins:
- a CDS encoding glycosyltransferase family 2 protein: MLNEPLVSVLICAYNVEKYIEECINAVINQTYKNLEIIVVNDGSSDNTLSKLHSLSKKDTRIKIINNSKNLGFISSLNIGIEHVSGDYIARTDADDITKPDWIEKILGYLEKEKHIIAMGSYIQVLSEQGNGSNLSNYYADGQIWKNPTEHKDIFEQMLFRNPIHNNSMIMRSSIFKHYGLRFDSSYKHTEDYKFWLDVSRLGDLANYPEPLVYYRFHSNQTSSLHNEYQNLMAKKIRRIAINYYLLDLGVEGYVGDTHSFEDVVKIQSQLSHLNLLKNDIVRKIIYDLYFSLESYSFFYIFNFISNKDNYIFSRKQKIKIIKKMIRPYKYHSPL; encoded by the coding sequence ATGTTAAATGAACCTTTGGTCTCAGTTTTGATTTGCGCTTATAATGTTGAAAAATATATTGAAGAATGTATAAATGCAGTAATTAATCAAACATATAAGAATTTAGAAATTATCGTAGTTAATGATGGTTCTTCTGATAATACTTTATCAAAACTTCATTCACTTTCTAAAAAAGACACTAGAATTAAGATTATTAATAACTCTAAAAATTTAGGTTTTATTAGTTCCTTAAATATAGGTATTGAACATGTAAGTGGAGATTACATTGCGAGGACGGATGCGGATGATATTACTAAGCCTGATTGGATTGAAAAAATTTTAGGTTATTTGGAAAAGGAAAAACATATCATTGCTATGGGGTCTTATATCCAAGTTTTATCGGAACAAGGTAATGGCAGTAACCTTTCTAATTATTATGCAGATGGGCAGATATGGAAAAATCCAACAGAACATAAGGATATTTTTGAGCAAATGTTATTTAGAAATCCTATTCATAATAACTCTATGATTATGCGGAGTAGTATTTTTAAGCATTATGGCTTGAGATTTGATAGCTCTTATAAACATACGGAAGACTACAAGTTTTGGTTGGATGTTAGCAGACTTGGCGATTTAGCAAATTATCCCGAGCCTTTAGTTTATTATAGATTCCACTCTAATCAAACATCCTCATTGCATAATGAGTATCAGAACTTAATGGCTAAAAAGATTCGGCGCATCGCTATAAATTATTATTTATTAGATCTTGGTGTAGAGGGCTATGTTGGGGATACACACTCTTTTGAGGATGTAGTTAAAATTCAGTCCCAACTATCTCACCTAAATTTGCTAAAAAATGATATAGTCAGAAAAATAATATATGACTTGTATTTTTCTTTAGAGAGTTATTCTTTTTTTTATATATTTAATTTCATATCTAATAAAGATAATTATATTTTTTCTAGAAAACAGAAAATTAAAATTATAAAAAAAATGATTAGACCTTATAAATACCATTCACCTTTGTGA
- a CDS encoding glycosyltransferase family 8 protein, giving the protein MNILFSSDDKYAYHLMVSIKSILSFNDKCINFYVFDLGISTENKNIALQILNSSKSNIIFIPVDINDFKNFPENIGYISLATYARLKAVDYLPTDLNKIIYLDVDLLVFDDLTPLWEINIEKYGVAACFDSFIEYERPEHKYTISLSRQNYYFNAGVMIFNLDLWREIDVFNRSLDWLAKYGEKAIYQDQDILNGIFKNNVYYLDCRFNFMPNQLERIKKYRSGKLDILDDIEKTTMPVAISHFCGPEKPWHSDCHHFKMHYYYILLSKIKYIKGAKLPIILFIRSVIRDFKRKLKYNVY; this is encoded by the coding sequence ATGAATATTCTTTTTTCTTCAGATGATAAATATGCTTATCATCTTATGGTAAGTATAAAAAGCATTTTGAGTTTTAATGATAAATGCATAAATTTTTACGTGTTTGATCTAGGTATTAGCACAGAAAATAAGAATATAGCTTTACAAATATTGAATTCATCAAAAAGCAATATAATTTTTATTCCAGTTGATATAAATGATTTTAAAAACTTTCCTGAGAATATAGGATATATATCATTAGCAACTTATGCAAGATTGAAAGCAGTTGATTATTTGCCTACTGATCTTAACAAGATTATTTACTTAGACGTTGATCTCTTGGTGTTTGATGATTTGACTCCATTATGGGAAATTAATATTGAAAAATATGGAGTTGCAGCTTGTTTTGACTCATTTATTGAATATGAGAGACCAGAACATAAGTATACAATCTCTTTATCTCGCCAAAATTATTATTTTAATGCTGGTGTAATGATTTTTAATTTGGATCTTTGGAGAGAAATTGATGTATTTAATAGATCTTTAGATTGGCTAGCGAAGTATGGAGAAAAAGCAATATATCAAGATCAAGATATTTTAAATGGTATTTTTAAAAATAATGTATATTATTTAGATTGCAGATTTAACTTTATGCCTAACCAACTTGAGAGAATTAAGAAGTATCGTTCAGGAAAATTAGATATCTTAGATGATATAGAAAAAACAACTATGCCTGTTGCTATTTCTCATTTTTGCGGACCAGAAAAACCTTGGCACTCTGATTGCCATCATTTTAAAATGCATTATTATTATATTTTATTATCTAAAATAAAATATATTAAAGGTGCTAAATTACCTATTATTCTTTTTATTCGTTCAGTAATTAGGGATTTTAAACGTAAGTTAAAATATAATGTTTATTAA
- a CDS encoding glycosyltransferase: MNITFVHKSLVTGGAERILINYLNLLSSVENLNITLLLLENRGEKNINIEDINKNINIQFILNTKESEKYAKSENEIQNKSLFRKYYKYQYRKTNEKIIERIGHYLHNTPIDLVINFNSHLDIFLREHKINYPLFRWIHGQAHLDCWERDREYYKNILPQHTYFFAINREMQKSSQEILSNYGIQPEQVQMLYNPIDINLIQEKANFDLDFMDKDYLINVSRLDENKNHIQMINIYYQLRKRGVTEKLYIIGDGEYRSKIEEYIKELNLSEHCILLGNKNNPYPFMKRAKLFLSTSLKEGLPTVLIESMVCGVPVISMDCPTGPKEILNDGEFGALIPLKNEQAFIQKTLSILKDGREYNDYKNKLDLAVSPFHFDDIKLSLIKILNTIKN, encoded by the coding sequence AAGAATTTTGATCAATTATTTAAATTTATTATCTTCTGTTGAAAACTTAAACATCACTTTACTTTTATTAGAAAATAGAGGGGAAAAGAATATAAATATCGAAGATATTAATAAAAATATTAATATTCAATTCATTTTGAATACAAAAGAATCAGAAAAATATGCTAAATCAGAAAATGAAATTCAAAACAAAAGTCTTTTCAGAAAATATTATAAATATCAATACAGAAAAACTAATGAAAAAATTATAGAAAGAATAGGGCATTATTTACACAACACACCTATCGATCTCGTCATAAATTTTAACTCGCACTTAGATATTTTTCTTAGGGAACATAAAATCAACTATCCACTTTTCCGTTGGATTCATGGTCAAGCACATTTAGATTGCTGGGAAAGAGATAGAGAATACTATAAGAACATATTACCTCAACATACTTATTTTTTTGCTATCAATAGAGAAATGCAAAAAAGCTCACAAGAAATATTAAGCAATTATGGCATTCAGCCAGAACAAGTTCAAATGTTATATAACCCTATTGATATAAATCTTATTCAAGAAAAAGCTAACTTTGACCTTGATTTTATGGATAAAGATTATTTAATTAACGTATCCAGATTAGATGAAAATAAAAATCACATACAGATGATTAATATTTATTATCAACTTAGAAAGCGAGGTGTAACAGAAAAACTTTATATAATCGGAGATGGGGAATATCGAAGTAAAATTGAAGAGTATATCAAAGAATTAAATTTGTCAGAACACTGTATTTTATTAGGTAATAAAAATAACCCATACCCTTTTATGAAAAGAGCAAAACTATTTTTAAGCACTTCACTTAAAGAAGGTTTGCCTACAGTTCTTATTGAAAGCATGGTATGCGGTGTTCCTGTTATTTCAATGGATTGTCCAACCGGACCAAAAGAGATACTAAATGATGGAGAATTTGGAGCTCTAATCCCATTAAAAAATGAACAAGCTTTTATACAAAAGACATTATCCATCCTTAAAGATGGACGAGAATATAATGATTACAAGAATAAATTAGACCTTGCGGTGAGTCCTTTCCATTTTGATGATATTAAACTATCATTAATAAAAATTTTAAATACTATAAAAAATTAA